A part of Streptomyces sp. NBC_01210 genomic DNA contains:
- a CDS encoding DUF6233 domain-containing protein gives MPTEYLEPPSPVRKALGPSRPSGWVLAKAAGRRPSRGGVVHAVDCEEAPAGAPVLPLSRVRDTAEQPGVRLCSLCGAAAELDPVLKGFDHGFG, from the coding sequence GTGCCCACCGAGTACCTGGAGCCGCCCTCGCCCGTCCGGAAGGCGCTGGGGCCTTCCCGGCCGTCCGGCTGGGTGCTGGCAAAGGCCGCTGGCCGCAGGCCCAGCCGGGGCGGTGTCGTGCACGCCGTCGACTGCGAAGAGGCGCCCGCGGGAGCGCCGGTGCTGCCGCTGAGCCGGGTGCGGGACACAGCCGAGCAGCCGGGTGTCCGGCTGTGCTCGCTGTGCGGCGCCGCCGCCGAACTGGACCCCGTCCTCAAGGGCTTCGACCACGGCTTCGGGTGA